The genomic segment CCCGGCCTGCACTACCCGTTTGTTATCGCTGATGTCTGTCACCTTGGTCATCTGAGCCATTTCACGCATGAACAGCACCGCCGCCAACAAGACACCGGTGGTAATGGCAATGACCATATCCAGCGCCACGGTCAGGCCAAAACAGGTAAAAAACACCAGCACATCGCTGCGCGGGGCGGTTTTCAGCAGATGCACGGCCTTGGGGGCCTCGCTCATGTTCCAGGCCACCATGATCAGCAGCGCAGCCATGGCCGGCATGGGCAGGTATGCCAGAATACCGGCCAGCGACACCAGCGCCAGCAACACCACCAGGGCATGCACCATAGCAGCCACCGGTGACTGGGCCCCGGCCCGATAGTTGGCAGCTGAGCGGGCAATGGCGGCGGTGGCGGTAATACCGCCGAAAAACGGCACCACAATGTTGCCGATGCCCTGCCCCATCAGTTCGCTGTTGGCGCTGTGGCGCTTGCCGGTCATGCCATCCAGCACCACGGCACACAGCAAGGATTCAATGGCCCCGAGCATGGCAATGGCAAAGGCCGCCGGCAGCAACTCGCGCACCATATTCCAGGACAGGCCTACCGGCTCGCCCTGGGCATTCAGTTGCTGCCAGGGCCAGGCAAATTCGGGAAGGAAGGGGGGAATGCCGGCACCGGTACTGCCATCGGGCAACAGGTAACTGAACCGGGAACCGATGGTTTCTATCGCAGCCCCATTGGCATTGAACCAGATCGCCAGCAGGCTGCCGATAATCACCGCAGGCAAATGCGGCGGCACCGGCGTTTTCAGCCTGGGCCAGAGCAACATAACCGCCAGGGTAATGGCGGCGATCAGTGTGCTCATGGAATCCAGCGCCGGTAACTGCTGGGCCAGCACCGCCAGCTTGTCCCAGTAATGCTCCGGCATGGTCTCTACCGACAGGCCGAAAAAGTCTTTCACCTGCAGGGTGGCGATCACCACCGCAATACCGCCGGTGAACCCCAGGGTGACGGATTCCGGGATATACTCGATAAAACGGCCCAGGCGCATCACCGCCATAATCACCAGCAACACCCCGGACATCAGCGTGGCCAGCAGCAGGCCACCCAGGCCGTAGCTTTGGGCAATGGGGTACAGAATCACCACGAACGCCGCCGTGGGGCCGGAGATGCTGTACCGGCTGCCGCCAAACAGGGCAATCACAAAGCCGGCGATAAAAGCGGTATACAGGCCATACTGGGGGGCAACGCCACTGGCAATGGCCAGCGCCATGGCCAGGGGGATAGCAATAATGCCGACGGTCACGCCGGCCATCAGGTCTTTCAGGAAGCGGCCGCCGGTATAACGCTCATCCACACAGGCTTCACGGAAGGCGTGGGCAATCCTCAGAGAAAACAGATGAGCGCGGTGCGACATGAGGCACTTCCCGGTTGCGGCTATAGCTTAGTCATTATATGCTCATGACGATTACATTCAATGTTAACCTGATTAACATAAATGAGCACCATGACAATGCCCAAAGAAAACCGTACCGCCCGACTGACACTGCTGATCGACCCCGAGAAAAAGGCCGCCTTCGAGAAACTGTGCAAAGCAGAGGATGTCACTCCGTCACAGAAAGTCCGCCAGTTTATCCGCGAATACGTCGAGCAGAGACTGGGCGAAG from the Marinobacter sp. LQ44 genome contains:
- the dauA gene encoding C4-dicarboxylic acid transporter DauA — encoded protein: MSHRAHLFSLRIAHAFREACVDERYTGGRFLKDLMAGVTVGIIAIPLAMALAIASGVAPQYGLYTAFIAGFVIALFGGSRYSISGPTAAFVVILYPIAQSYGLGGLLLATLMSGVLLVIMAVMRLGRFIEYIPESVTLGFTGGIAVVIATLQVKDFFGLSVETMPEHYWDKLAVLAQQLPALDSMSTLIAAITLAVMLLWPRLKTPVPPHLPAVIIGSLLAIWFNANGAAIETIGSRFSYLLPDGSTGAGIPPFLPEFAWPWQQLNAQGEPVGLSWNMVRELLPAAFAIAMLGAIESLLCAVVLDGMTGKRHSANSELMGQGIGNIVVPFFGGITATAAIARSAANYRAGAQSPVAAMVHALVVLLALVSLAGILAYLPMPAMAALLIMVAWNMSEAPKAVHLLKTAPRSDVLVFFTCFGLTVALDMVIAITTGVLLAAVLFMREMAQMTKVTDISDNKRVVQAGLPKGWRVFKINGPLFFAAADRVFGELADLSRETRGFVLYMDGVTVLDAGGLAALNKLIDQCRKNGTEIMIADLQFQPLRALARAGLKPEPGVSSFYPSLASALETLSARRSAPQMV
- a CDS encoding ribbon-helix-helix domain-containing protein codes for the protein MSTMTMPKENRTARLTLLIDPEKKAAFEKLCKAEDVTPSQKVRQFIREYVEQRLGEDWRERRTDKPE